The sequence CATGTGCATTGGGTAGTAACCGAATACGGCATCATCAATCTCTTTGGAAAGAACCTGAAGCAACGGGCGCAGGCGCTGATCGGGCTGGCGCATCCCGACCATCGCGAAAACCTGGAACGTGCCTATTTTAACCGTTTTGAACATGCCTGAACAGCAACTTCAGGCTGAAAAAGCATGAAAGAACTCAACCTACTCGTCGCGCTGATAAAAACCTTACCGGATCCTGTATTGTTGCTGGATGGCCATGGGCAGATCTTGGCAGCCAATACCCCCGGGGAGGTATTGCTCGGCTATCCGGAACTAGCACTTAAAGGCGTTAAATTGGATGAGCTGGTCATATCAAAAAACGGGCCGCAGCCTGATGTCAATGGCCGGACCGCCTGGCTGAACGGGCAGACAAATGACCTGCAACTTGCTAAAAAGGATGGGTCCCTGTTTTCAGTCAGCATGGCCATTGCCCGGTTGCCCCTGGCCCCGCGTGAATATTATAGCTGTGTTTTGCACGACAACTCCAAACTGGAAAGCTTGGTAGCCGCGCGTACAAAAGGACTGGAGGCTATCGTCAGCGAATTGCAGGAAACCAGCCGGCAAAAAAGCCGCCTCGTTTCCGTGGCCTCCCATGAGTTCCGTACGCCTTTAAGCAATATCCAGCTATCGTCCTCGCTGGTAGCCCATTACTTCGACAGGCTGGATAAAAACAAAATCCTCCACCACCTGCAGAAAATCGATCAGGCGGTCGCCGAAATGACGGGCACACTCAATGATCTGCTGTCCCTGGAAAAAATCGAATCCGGGAAAACGGAAGTACAGCGGGTAAACCTGAACCTGGCAGATTATTGCAAAGTGATTGCCGAGGGATTTAAAGACCAGCTGCAGCCGGGTCAGCAGCTACAGTCTCATTTCAGGGGGCGGTTCAAAAAAGTATATACCGATGAACACCTTCTTCGACACTGCCTGAGTAACCTCCTCAGTAATGCCATCAAATATTCGCCCGAAGGCGGCACGATCCGGTTGGAATCCGGTGCGGGACCCGGTCAATACTGGGTCACTGTAGACGATCAAGGTATCGGGATACCGGAAGCCGACCTGGAACAATTGCTCCAGCCTTTTTTCCGTGCTGGTAATGTGGGTGGGATTCCCGGTACAGGGCTTGGTCTGAGCATTGTCCGGAAATGCGCAGCACTATTAAGCGGGAGCGTAAAGCTCGATAATAAGCCCGGCAAGGGCTGCCAGTTTACTCTTATCTTACCGGTTTCCAAAACTGATGCCACAACCTAAAACTTCCGCTGTAGGTGTCCCGATCAACGAGCCATGTTCCTAAATGACAAGCATCATGAAATAATATGATTTTCGTCATTCGGCGATGGGCGACGTTATCCGAGCTTTAGGGCAGCTAACTCCGCAAAAACTATGGAACAAACTGACAGCATATCCGCAAGGTCCCTGCAATATTTCGTCATCGCCAAACGCTGGCGCGCCGATCTCGATTTTTTTAAGATAGAAAGCAGCTTTCTGCGCCAGCTCCTGGACCGCTATATCAGCCGTTTGCAGGATAGTGATCATATCCGGCAGCTGAACGCCTCCGGTAAACTGTTGGATAAACTGGAATCCCTGGAGGTGGATGACCTGCTGGCCGGTCAGCTGAACCAACTGGAACTGATGGCCGAGGATATCATACCCGAAGATTCAGAATCGCTGGCCGCAACACAGGTAAAACTGGAACATTTTATGAGCAGCCTGGTCAAAGAGTTTCGTGCAGCTAAAGAACAGATTTACCGCCTCGTACTCTCGGTCAGTGCACCGCTGTCGCAGGAAGCTTCGGCTTAAAGAATTTATCCCTAATTAATACCCTAAAAACGCCGGCCCCGTCCGGCGTTTTTGCTTAGGTTGCCGCTGATTCTGTGTTCACCGTCAGCTTATTTCCTGCGCTGCATCATTTTTTTGGCCAGTTATTCACCGGAATTTTACTAAAAATTAAACGGTCATGAAAAATGTGATGCGAACCACCTTCTTTCTTATTGCCTGTCTGCTGATCCTTCATCCGCTGAACAGCAAGGCCGCAGGTTTGCCTGCCGACAGCAGCCTGTCTGCAGAGATCAAAAGCCAGCTGCAAATCGACGCCGTATTGCAAAATCTTTATTATCCGAAGTCAGTAGCGCGCCTTTATGCCGCCAATGCCTTCCGTGCCAGCTGGATCAAACCCCAACCGGGGGATGGCCCGGCCTGGCAGGCGCTGCTGATGATCGACTGCGTGCTGCAATTTGGCCTTTCCCATGCCGATTATCACCCTGATGAACTGACCTATACGAAAATGCATGATATGCTGGATACTCCTGGCAAGGTGAGCCCGGCTTTAGAGGCCCGCTACGACATTTTGCTGACCGATGCGATCCTGAACCTGATGAATAACCTCCATTACGGCAAGCTTAACCCGAACTTTCCGGCCAGCCGAATTGACGCGCAATTGGGTGCTAAGTTTCAGGCAGAGGAAGTGTTGGCAGCGGGACTCGGCCAGAAAGACCTGCTGTCGGTGATCGCTGCAGCACAACCCACTGATAAATTATACCGTTCCATGCAAAGGCGCATGCATATGCTGGAAGGCCAGCTGCAGGGGGATTGTTATGAGATCCCCGAAGCTGAGGTTCGCAAATTGGCCATTAATATGGAACGCCTGCGCTGGGTCAACACCGGTGATAGTGTTTACCTGCAGATCAATATCCCGTCTTATACGCTAATCTATCGTACGCAGGATTCAGCCTACCGCTTTAAGGTTGTAGTGGGTAAGCCCGAAACGCCGACCCCGACCCTGGTCAGTGCCTTAAAATATATGACCACTGCACCGGAATGGAAGGTGCCCGCAAAGATATTTGCCAAAGAATTATTACCGAAAGCCAGAAAAGATACGGCTTACCTGGAGAATAACCATTTTGCGATCTATGACCGCAAGGGGAATTTTGTACAGCCCACTCCCGCCAATCTGGCGCTTGTCAGCAAAACGCCGGCGGTCTATTTTGCCCGACAATCTGCTGGCTGCGACAATGCCCTGGGATTGTTGGTGTTCCGGTTTGCTAACGCCTATGATATCTACCTGCATGACACGCCGGAACAGGGACTGTTCAAACGTAAAGAACGCGCGTTCAGCCATGGCTGCATCCGGGTGGAGCAGGCAGAAAAGCTGGGCAGCTTGCTGCTCAGGCGCGATAACAACGCCGCGCGTATAGGATTACTGCACCGGGACATCACCACCTATACCCGCCAGGACTTCGTTCTGAAAAAACCGGTGACTATCAAGATCACTTACCTGACCTGCATGATGAAGGATGGCGAGTTGCTGGATTTCGGCGATCCCTATCAACTGGACCACAATTTGGAAATGGCCATGTATGGTGTTGACCTACCGCTGACCACCGGCCTGAAAAAATAATAGTATTGAACCGAAACCCATGTTACGCCGACTGACCGCTATAGTCCTCCTGCTTGCGCTGATCAACTGTAGTTTTTCACGCTTCGTGGTATGCACCGGCTTTGGGCTGAACCGTGCTTATATCAGCCAAAAACTCTGCGTCAATAGAACCAGACCCTGGCTTCATTGCAACGGCAAATGCTACCTGATGAAAAAACTTAGGCAGGCAAAAGAAAATGAAAGGAAACAAACAGAAAAGGATAACCTGAGCCGCCTGGAGATCAATTTTTTCCAGGAAGCCCTGGTCTTATCTTTCCTGCAACCAGTAATTCCCAACCAGCAGAAAGCTAAATTTCCAGCCTACAGTTATGGCTATAGCAGCCGCTATACAGAAACCCTCTTCCGCCCACCTAAAACGCTGGCCTAAGCTGCAACTCCCGCAGCGGAGCATCCCCCCTTTAGACATTCTTTTATTCACCGCAGCCGGGCAGGTTCCCTGTTGCTCCGTACCCTTATTTTATGAAAAAGCTATTTTATATATGTAATCTATTAATACTGATATCCGGCCAGTTAATGGCCGCCAAAGCCCTGACCATCCGCGGAAAAATATATGACGCGGTGACCCGGGAACCCATACCTGCTGCCACGCTATCCGACAGCCTTGGACGTGCCGTTGCCTCATCGCCCGACGGCAGTTTCAGTATCATGACCGCCGCCAAACGTCTTAAGGTTACCTCTATCGGCTACCAAACCCGCTGGGTGGAGATCAGCAGTGAAATGCTGACCATTGCCATGCAACCGGCGACCAGCCAACTGGCCCAGGTGGTCGTTAGCGCCAACCGAACCGCTGAAAAAAGAAGCGAAGCGCCTATTGCGATCGCCAGTATATCCAAGCAAGCTATCGAAGATACCAAGGCCCAGCGCATGGACCTGCTGCTCAATAAGATCAGCGGGGTGAATATGGTCAACCTCGGTAACGAACAACATGAAATGAGTATCCGCCAGCCCATGAACACGAATAACCTGTTCCTCTATTTAGAGGATGGTATCCCGATCCGGACCTCGGCAGTATTCAACCACAATGCCTTGCTGGAAATGAATTTGGCCGCAGCCAAAAAGATCGAGCTCATCAAAGGTCCCTCATCGGCCTTATATGGTGCGGAAGCCATCGGCGGGGTAGTGAACCTGATCACCCAGGCCCCACCGGCGATTACCTCCGGCATGATCAGCGCGCAAGTCAATAACCAGGGTTACCAGCGGACCGATGCGCAATTCGGGTCGACCAGCGGCAAGACCGGTTATATCATCAGCGGCTACTATGCGCACCAGGCAAACGGCCCTATAGCGTATAGCGACTTTCATAAGACCGCCGTAACCGGGCGGATGGATTACAAGATCGACGCGAATACCCTGTGGACCAACAGCGTTTCCTATATCAACTATTTCAGCGATATGTACGGCAGTCTGGACAGCACGCACTTCGCCCGCAAAAACTATGCGGCACAGGCCTTTTTTACCTATCGCAAAGTGACCGCGCTGCGCGCACGGTCGACCATCAGTCATAACTGGAGCGAGAGCGGCAGTACCAATGCAACCTTCCTATACCGCGACAATTCGGTCATTCAAAACCCGTCTTATTCCATCGCTACTTACCGTACCGCTGGAAAAAGTACCAACCCCGTATCGCCGGACACTGCGACAGGGAATATTAATAACAATTCTTTTCGCTCTTACGGGATTTATCTGCAGCATGTCCAAAAATTCAAATGGCTGGAAAGCAAGCTAATTATCGGCACCAGCGCGGAACTTGATCCGCAATCCTTTTACCAGCAATTCATTTGGGTGAATAAAAAGATGCAGAACGGCGTAGTCAATTACCCCAGCTATAGCGGCCCAAGCCCGGATTCGGTCATGGCCAATTACCGGACCGTGATCAGCAACTTCGGCTCGTACGCGGATTATGATTTTACCGTGGCACCCGGCCTGCGCATTTCTGCCGCCCTGCGCTATGATGCCTTTCAGTATGCTTTTGTCAATGCTTTACCCGGCTCGAAAGTAACCGGCGGGCCATCGACCATTACCAATTACGGCAAACTGGCCCCCAAGATCGGTTTTACCTACAACGATCATGGTACCGGTTTTTATGGCACTTATAGTGAAGGCTATGTACCGCCGCAGATCACCCAGGTGTTTGGCAAAACGACCAACAATGCATATCTGTTGCCGCAGACCTTTAAAAATTACGAACTCGGCGGCTGGATATCGCTACTGGAAAATAAACTGTACCTCGATTATAGTGCCTACCTGATGAACGGCAGCAACGAGATCATTAACGTCCGTCTACCGGATAATACCGCCCAACCGCAGAATGCCGGCGCGACACGGCACAAAGGGATCGAGTACGGCATCAGCTACCGCCCTTCCGCGGAATGGTACCTGCGTCTCAGTGGCAGCAATGCGCTGCACACGTTTGTGGATTATGTGGCTTCAGGTGTCGATTATAACGGCATGGAAATGGCCGGTGCACCACATTTTACCGGCAACGCCGAAGTACAGTACAAACCGGCATTCTTAAAAGGTTTCCGTATTGGGTTGGAGGAACAGCAGGTAGGCCGTTATTATATGGACAACCTGCAGCAATTACCTTACGCCGGCTTTAAAGTCACCAACCTGCGCGTGGGTTATGAATGGGGCCAGGCCGAAATCTGGGTCAATGCGCTGAATGTGTTCAACAGCTATTACGCGACGCTGGCTTCCGCTACCATCAGCAACAAGGTAGCTTCTTATAGTTATAACCTGGGCGATCCCCGTGCGTTTACGCTTGGTTTGGGCTGGCATTTTGGGAAGAAATGAGTTTTCCCAAAATGCGACTTGTCTGGAGACCTACGTTGAAACTAATCATGGTTAACAGGAACAACTTGGACACCAGATAAAAAATAAGGAGCCGGCGGCTTTCAGGACATTTCAGGGATCAATAGTAATGGCATTGCATGTCCGGAAAGCAGTTGCGCAGTGGTACTGCCATGCAGCCAGTGCCGGCATCTGGAATGCTTTTTATAAACCACTGCCAGGATCGCCGCATGCCTCGATTTACTGAATCTGATAATCGCCGGTGTAGTGTGGTTCGGATAATAATTCTGATACATATAAAACGGTATGCCCAGTTTTTCATCCCCTTCATGAAGGTCGCGGCTGCAAATTCTTCCTAGGCGGGCATGTTAAAGGTGCGTTTGGAAACATGCCCGGCAAACAACGGTCAACCCAGTGCGTCTGCCAGCGGCCTCAAACAGGCAAGCACCCTCGGGTCCTTCCAGGCCAGGTCAATCGCGAAAGCGATATGGGTGAAAGCAGGGTCAGGCGTATAACTGGCGGGGATGACCAGCAACGGACAACTTAACAGATCCTCCGTTTTCGCCAGATGATCCGGCCGACCTATAAAATCGAGGTCCGGCTGATGATCCCTGGCAACGGCCAGCAGGATCTTATTGTTCATAGTTGCCCGCTTTAAACCGCTTTTAAAATTACCCGGGTAGCTGATCGTTTCGATGCTGACCGGCGCCAGGTCGCCTTCGCGCATTTCCAGTTGCTGCAAACGCACTACTTCCTGTTTTAACTGATAATCAGGATTATGCGCCTGCCGGCATTGCCTCTCCAGCGGGAAGGGGGACACATCTTTCACTTTAACGCGGATCGGCTCCTGCCAGACCTGTAGCAGGGTCAGGCGAACCCGTAGCCGGGAAGCTAAATATAAGGCCATCTCTGCCCCGTTACGGGTGGCAGCCGAAAAGTCAGTCAGAACAAGGATTGTACGCATCACAGCAGTTTGATTTGTTCATTAAAGGTCTATTGAAATCCTAATTCAGGCAATGATGGACGTCATGGAGGCACTTGATAGCCGGCAATATTTTAAGTTTATAAATCCTTCCGGGTATAGCAACCCTGTCACCATAGGTGATCACCATCATTTTTAACGGTATTCAACGGTCATTTTTCCTGGCCTGAGCTTGCGTAATTTTGGAGTATAAATCATTAAAGCAATGCTCGGAAAACTTGATCAAACCCAAATGGAAACCCTGCTGCAGCAGCAGGTGACCGGCCACATCGGCTGTCATGCCGACGGCGTAACCTATATTGTACCTGTCAATTATGTCTACAGCGCACCCTACGTTTATTGCCACTCGGCAAAAGGAAAAAAGATAGAGATGATGCGCCGCAATCCGAACGTCTGTTTCCAAGTAGATGAGATCAGATCGATTTTTAACTGGCAAAGCGTGGTGGCCTGGGGCATCTTTGAAGAAGTGACGGATGTAGAAGAATCGGAACGTTTGATGCAGGGACTGATCCACCGCATAATGCCCTTAGCAAATGACCCGGGTGATCACCCCTCTCACGGGATCACCGAGAATGACTACGACATTGGCAATGGGGTGGACCTCATCATCTATAAGATCCATTTAGAAAAAATGACCGGCAGATTTGAACACCACTAAGTTCCTTGCCGTTCAGCAGCTTAATATTATAGTAAAGCCGCTGCCGTGAACCGGTAGCGGCTTTTATTTTTGACTCATGGGATATTCACCTTTTTGGCAATGATCTCCGGCAGATCCTGATAGAGCTTCTGTTCCAGTTGCGCATCCAATTGGTAAACATCGTCAAAAGTGACCAGTCGACCATCCCTGATCAAACAGGTGAGGTAAGTAATCTTGAAGGGAATGGCCCTTTTCAGCTTAATGCTCATTTCCTGTCCCGCATTGACACCCTTACGCAATGCCGGCAGCTGGCTATTACCGGGTTGCAATCGCAGCAATTCTGCGGCGAGATCAGCACCATTCGCGATCCCGATATTGCCTTTGGTTACGGCCCGTTTAGCTTTGCTGTACCATTCCGGGGCATTGAATTCCGCCATACTTACCGGGTATTTGCTCACAAAGACAAATTCTAATTGTGAACGGAGATTAGGTTTCAAATTTAATTGAACCAAAGGCAATTCCTCAGCAACCCGCAGCGCGCGGATAAGCGTTGCCGCCGGATAAGCGTGGATGCCGGTCAGGGTTCCGGCCAGCAGCGGTGTCGGGTGTTTCTTGTTGCCTACGATGACCGGGTAGCGGTAGTTCGTATCTTTCAGGAAAACGCTGAGGGTAAAAGTGGGAATATTGACCTGGATATAGGGACCGTCAGCAATGCCTGCCCAGCGCAGCCGTTCCATGTTGATCGCTACCTTGCGGATCTGCTCTTCAGGTACTTCATAACAGTCGCCGGTATACAGTCCTTTCCATTTATGCATCCAATACTGCAATTGCTGATAAGCTTTAGATTTGGGCTGTACGGCCTCCATCGCCAGTACGATATCCGGTTGTTTCAATACTGCGGTCAGCACCGTATCCAACCGCAGGTCACCCCGCCCGGCATCCACTGCCGCAGCAGTCAGTTCCGGGTTAAGTTTCCCGTAATGCAGGTGGTCAAGCAGGGTGAACATAGCATCGGTCAGCAGGATATCAAAAGCTGCCTTTTTCTCAGGGCGGACTGAAGCTGGCCTTTCCATAATGGGCCGCAGTTCATCATAGGTCAGCTCTGCCGGGTGGTAATCGCTGTGGGACAGTCCATATTGCAGCACGCAATCCAATAGCATCATGGCCTGCCAGGCATGACCGGCTTCCCCGCGCTCCGGCATCAGCCAAACCTGCCGGTAATCCCGGCTCCGGTAAAAACGCTTGACAGTCATCGGAAAATATAAAGACTTATGATTTGGGGCGTTATGCAGCTGGTGGCTGATCGGCCCGGTCAGTTCTTCTTTTTGAACTTGTGCGAACGTAGCCTTGCCTGGTAAACAAAAGAAGCAGGCCAGCGCCAGTATATACCCGGTGCGGCTAAAGCTGGCAGCGATCCGGTTATAACTTAAGTGTTTCATCGTTTTGGTTTTTGATCAAAATTGACCACTTAAACCAGGTTGCGGAATGATGCCGGTCAGGGCCGGCCGTGACCTTATCCCGCTTTACTGTTACAGGGAAGTGCGGGGCGTCACATTCTCCGGTGCCGGCCATCATTTTCCACCGGGCCGTAGCTGATTAATCTTGTCCTATGAAAAATGTAAGTATTAAACACGTCACCTTTGCCCATCAGGCCATCCATCGGGGCTTGGAATTTTATGCGATCGAACTGGTGTTTTTACAGCGCCGGCTCGAAGAAATTGCAGCTGACAACACCGGGCGCAAGGTTTTGGAAAAGGTAGAAACCTTCCAAAACCAGTTTGTCATTCACCGTGACCAGATTGCACAACTGCAGCATCGCGTTTCGGAGAATTATGAGCTTTTACAACACAGCCTCGATCCATCAGGAAATTATGTGAACGAAAAAGTCGTACAGGACAGCGAGAAGATCAGTGATGACTACGCCACCGAGGAACAATTGTTTAAAGACATGCGCCAGGAATTCAACCGCTTTGCAGCAGCCTGGTTGTAGAACAATATTAAAGGGTATGGAAGATCAACAGCAAAATCAGCCGGAAGAGAGCGTTTTTCTACGTTCACTCGGCGCAGCCGGGACCGTTACAGGTTCCAAACATCTACTGATTACTCCGGAAATGACACTAATGGTCGATTGCGGCCTTTTTCAGGGCATCAAGGAACTGCGGGAAAAGAACTGGGAACGCTTACCGGTTGATGCCGCTTCGACCGGCTGCGTGATCCTTACCCATGCCCATTTGGACCATTGCGGCTATCTACCGCTTTTGGTCAGGCAGGGTTTTAATAAAACCATTTATATGACCGGTCCGACCCGCGACCTGACAGAGATCATCCTGCGGGACTGTGCCAAATTGCAGGAAGAAGATGCCGACCGGGCCAATCGTCATGGCTATTCCAAACACCGGCCCGCAGAACCGCTGTACACCACGGCAGATGTAGAAGCCGTCCTGCCCTTATTCAGGGTCTGCGAGATTGGGGTAGCGATCGAAGTACACCCGCGGATTTCCTTTCGGTTTTATCCGTCTGCGCATATTCCGGGAGCATGTTCGGCGGCCATCAGTTGTTATGGCAGGACTTTAGTATTTTCCGGGGATATCGGCCGCCTGAATTCTGAATTATTGCCGGCACCAGCCCCATTACCGCAGGCCGATTTTGTGATCATGGAGTCTACCTACGGCGACCGTCTCCACCAGGGTGGGGACACCGCCGCCGAACTGGCGATGGTCATTAATGATACGGTTTTTGAAAAAGGAAACATGCTGCTCCCGTGCTTTGCCGTGGGCCGGGCGCAGGAGGTCATGCACATGATCTATCGCCTGAAACAAAAAAACCTGATACCCGACCAAATACCGGTTTACCTGGATAGTCCCATGGCGGCCTCAGCCGGCAAAGTATTACTCCACTTCCCGGAATGGTTCACCAGCAGTAAGAAAGAAGTTGCCCGGATGTTCAGCGGCGTAACGATCAATGATGATTACCAGGGGACCGAGCAGATCATTAAACGTCATGGCAGTAAGATCATTTTGGCTGCCAGCGGTATGCTCACCGGCGGCCGCGTATTGACCTACCTGAAAAGTTACCTGCCGGATAAGCACAACACCATACTCCTGATCGGTTTTCAAGCGGAAGGAACCCGCGGACGGGCATTACTGAACCATGCCCACGAACTGAAGGTGCATGGTAAATATTACCCGGTAATAGCGGAAGTGCGCGAGATCGAAGGACTATCGGCACATGCCGACCAGGCGGAACTGCTGCAATGGCTCAGACCGTTTAAAGAGAATCAACCTTTGGTTTTCCTGGTACATGGCGAACCCGGCGCACAGGAAACCCTGCGTGTAAAGATCAAGGATGAACTGGGTTTGAAGGTGCACATCATGAAACCTTTTGAGCCGGTATGGCTGTTCAGGATCAATGGTTAAACCACCTCGAGGTGGCGGCGGATGCAAGCCAGTAAGGTCTGGTCGTCAAAAGGTTTGATCAAATAATCACTGACCCCAAGGTTGCTGGCTTTCTGGATATCGCCCCGTTCGGACTGGGCCGTGGAAAAGACGAATGGCGTGGTTTTGTATTTGGGATCTTGTTTTAGCTGGTTGAAAACTTCATAGCCGCCCATAATGGGCATGACCACGTCGCAAATCACCAGGTCTGGGTTGATCAGCCGGCTGAGAGAAACACCCTGTGCGCCATCTGCGGCCGTATAGACCTCATAACCTTCCAGTTCCAGCAGTTCGCTGGCGCATTCCCGGATGTCGGTATTATCCTCGATCAGTAAGATGACAGGTTTTGCAGGCATAGGGCTTCGGCTCTGAATCAAATAGTTACGACAAGATACAACTTTTGCGAATCCGAATCAAAAAAAAAATTTCCCACTGTTATTGAAAAGCCCGGGTAATTCTTTGTGCAAAAAAAGGCAGCCCTTTGATAGGCTGCCAGACCCTTACGGCCGTTGGTTAGTAGACCAGTTCCGGTTCTTCGACGATCAGCCTGCTGTCCAGGCTGAAGATTCCGGGACCCGCCCAAACGGCGTTCTCGGCTTCCTTCTTTTCGGCAAAGGAGCGAACCTTGCCGGTCAGGGTTGCCTTGTTTCCGGCCACGGTAACCGTGATCTTTTCCGCATCTACCGTCGCGCTGCGGTGGAAAGCTGCGCGGATCTTTTTCTCCAGTTCATGCGCGGTAATTTTTGGTTTCACCGTGATCAGGTTCGCCACCGAACGGACACCGGTCAGGTATTTTACGGCATTGGTCGCGCTATTACGCTCGAACGCCCATTCCACTTCACCTTCCAGTTTGACAAAACCATCCTCCACTTTAACCTGGATGCGGTCGT comes from Mucilaginibacter mali and encodes:
- a CDS encoding BON domain-containing protein, which codes for MKTDLEIQKDVQEELQWQPFLRAAEIGVSVKNGIVTLTGQVDSYAKKLEAEQAAKKVFGVKAVAEEIQVGLSPAYRKNDTEIAAAVLHALKWHTAIPDDRIQVKVEDGFVKLEGEVEWAFERNSATNAVKYLTGVRSVANLITVKPKITAHELEKKIRAAFHRSATVDAEKITVTVAGNKATLTGKVRSFAEKKEAENAVWAGPGIFSLDSRLIVEEPELVY
- a CDS encoding pyridoxamine 5'-phosphate oxidase family protein; this translates as METLLQQQVTGHIGCHADGVTYIVPVNYVYSAPYVYCHSAKGKKIEMMRRNPNVCFQVDEIRSIFNWQSVVAWGIFEEVTDVEESERLMQGLIHRIMPLANDPGDHPSHGITENDYDIGNGVDLIIYKIHLEKMTGRFEHH
- a CDS encoding universal stress protein, producing MRTILVLTDFSAATRNGAEMALYLASRLRVRLTLLQVWQEPIRVKVKDVSPFPLERQCRQAHNPDYQLKQEVVRLQQLEMREGDLAPVSIETISYPGNFKSGLKRATMNNKILLAVARDHQPDLDFIGRPDHLAKTEDLLSCPLLVIPASYTPDPAFTHIAFAIDLAWKDPRVLACLRPLADALG
- a CDS encoding TonB-dependent receptor → MKKLFYICNLLILISGQLMAAKALTIRGKIYDAVTREPIPAATLSDSLGRAVASSPDGSFSIMTAAKRLKVTSIGYQTRWVEISSEMLTIAMQPATSQLAQVVVSANRTAEKRSEAPIAIASISKQAIEDTKAQRMDLLLNKISGVNMVNLGNEQHEMSIRQPMNTNNLFLYLEDGIPIRTSAVFNHNALLEMNLAAAKKIELIKGPSSALYGAEAIGGVVNLITQAPPAITSGMISAQVNNQGYQRTDAQFGSTSGKTGYIISGYYAHQANGPIAYSDFHKTAVTGRMDYKIDANTLWTNSVSYINYFSDMYGSLDSTHFARKNYAAQAFFTYRKVTALRARSTISHNWSESGSTNATFLYRDNSVIQNPSYSIATYRTAGKSTNPVSPDTATGNINNNSFRSYGIYLQHVQKFKWLESKLIIGTSAELDPQSFYQQFIWVNKKMQNGVVNYPSYSGPSPDSVMANYRTVISNFGSYADYDFTVAPGLRISAALRYDAFQYAFVNALPGSKVTGGPSTITNYGKLAPKIGFTYNDHGTGFYGTYSEGYVPPQITQVFGKTTNNAYLLPQTFKNYELGGWISLLENKLYLDYSAYLMNGSNEIINVRLPDNTAQPQNAGATRHKGIEYGISYRPSAEWYLRLSGSNALHTFVDYVASGVDYNGMEMAGAPHFTGNAEVQYKPAFLKGFRIGLEEQQVGRYYMDNLQQLPYAGFKVTNLRVGYEWGQAEIWVNALNVFNSYYATLASATISNKVASYSYNLGDPRAFTLGLGWHFGKK
- a CDS encoding response regulator: MPAKPVILLIEDNTDIRECASELLELEGYEVYTAADGAQGVSLSRLINPDLVICDVVMPIMGGYEVFNQLKQDPKYKTTPFVFSTAQSERGDIQKASNLGVSDYLIKPFDDQTLLACIRRHLEVV
- a CDS encoding L,D-transpeptidase scaffold domain-containing protein; protein product: MKHLSYNRIAASFSRTGYILALACFFCLPGKATFAQVQKEELTGPISHQLHNAPNHKSLYFPMTVKRFYRSRDYRQVWLMPERGEAGHAWQAMMLLDCVLQYGLSHSDYHPAELTYDELRPIMERPASVRPEKKAAFDILLTDAMFTLLDHLHYGKLNPELTAAAVDAGRGDLRLDTVLTAVLKQPDIVLAMEAVQPKSKAYQQLQYWMHKWKGLYTGDCYEVPEEQIRKVAINMERLRWAGIADGPYIQVNIPTFTLSVFLKDTNYRYPVIVGNKKHPTPLLAGTLTGIHAYPAATLIRALRVAEELPLVQLNLKPNLRSQLEFVFVSKYPVSMAEFNAPEWYSKAKRAVTKGNIGIANGADLAAELLRLQPGNSQLPALRKGVNAGQEMSIKLKRAIPFKITYLTCLIRDGRLVTFDDVYQLDAQLEQKLYQDLPEIIAKKVNIP
- a CDS encoding L,D-transpeptidase family protein; the protein is MKNVMRTTFFLIACLLILHPLNSKAAGLPADSSLSAEIKSQLQIDAVLQNLYYPKSVARLYAANAFRASWIKPQPGDGPAWQALLMIDCVLQFGLSHADYHPDELTYTKMHDMLDTPGKVSPALEARYDILLTDAILNLMNNLHYGKLNPNFPASRIDAQLGAKFQAEEVLAAGLGQKDLLSVIAAAQPTDKLYRSMQRRMHMLEGQLQGDCYEIPEAEVRKLAINMERLRWVNTGDSVYLQINIPSYTLIYRTQDSAYRFKVVVGKPETPTPTLVSALKYMTTAPEWKVPAKIFAKELLPKARKDTAYLENNHFAIYDRKGNFVQPTPANLALVSKTPAVYFARQSAGCDNALGLLVFRFANAYDIYLHDTPEQGLFKRKERAFSHGCIRVEQAEKLGSLLLRRDNNAARIGLLHRDITTYTRQDFVLKKPVTIKITYLTCMMKDGELLDFGDPYQLDHNLEMAMYGVDLPLTTGLKK
- a CDS encoding sensor histidine kinase, whose protein sequence is MKELNLLVALIKTLPDPVLLLDGHGQILAANTPGEVLLGYPELALKGVKLDELVISKNGPQPDVNGRTAWLNGQTNDLQLAKKDGSLFSVSMAIARLPLAPREYYSCVLHDNSKLESLVAARTKGLEAIVSELQETSRQKSRLVSVASHEFRTPLSNIQLSSSLVAHYFDRLDKNKILHHLQKIDQAVAEMTGTLNDLLSLEKIESGKTEVQRVNLNLADYCKVIAEGFKDQLQPGQQLQSHFRGRFKKVYTDEHLLRHCLSNLLSNAIKYSPEGGTIRLESGAGPGQYWVTVDDQGIGIPEADLEQLLQPFFRAGNVGGIPGTGLGLSIVRKCAALLSGSVKLDNKPGKGCQFTLILPVSKTDATT
- a CDS encoding MBL fold metallo-hydrolase RNA specificity domain-containing protein, with the protein product MEDQQQNQPEESVFLRSLGAAGTVTGSKHLLITPEMTLMVDCGLFQGIKELREKNWERLPVDAASTGCVILTHAHLDHCGYLPLLVRQGFNKTIYMTGPTRDLTEIILRDCAKLQEEDADRANRHGYSKHRPAEPLYTTADVEAVLPLFRVCEIGVAIEVHPRISFRFYPSAHIPGACSAAISCYGRTLVFSGDIGRLNSELLPAPAPLPQADFVIMESTYGDRLHQGGDTAAELAMVINDTVFEKGNMLLPCFAVGRAQEVMHMIYRLKQKNLIPDQIPVYLDSPMAASAGKVLLHFPEWFTSSKKEVARMFSGVTINDDYQGTEQIIKRHGSKIILAASGMLTGGRVLTYLKSYLPDKHNTILLIGFQAEGTRGRALLNHAHELKVHGKYYPVIAEVREIEGLSAHADQAELLQWLRPFKENQPLVFLVHGEPGAQETLRVKIKDELGLKVHIMKPFEPVWLFRING